The proteins below come from a single Hippocampus zosterae strain Florida chromosome 5, ASM2543408v3, whole genome shotgun sequence genomic window:
- the c5h1orf43 gene encoding protein C1orf43 homolog isoform X3 has translation MRLAMKSRRGPHVPIGHNAPKELRQEIEAKLCQVQKIHFEPRLLSPEDERLKSATCEYQYRMRALDAIRETDFPFWELGGSSTAVTGKRFRTWLLQLKNSHCLFRDGQKGLIDMVLDGYNKARHGDKAFGEAELSKYQEALTELASVVKSQSRSGSNSSSTASQRHQIAAKDLTPPAEPVSSSPSSRAHLTSAAQQRIKRTRNLLELKNFKDKYNTLDSTL, from the exons ATGCGACTGGCCATGAAATCTCGACGGGGACCCCACGTTCCCATTGGTCACAATGCTCCAAAG GAGCTAAGGCAAGAAATCGAAGCCAAACTGTGCCAAGTTCAGAAAATCCACTTTGAGCCTCGTCTGCTGTCTCCAGAGGATGAGCGGCTAAAATCAG ctaCCTGTGAGTACCAGTACAGGATGAGAGCATTGGACGCCATCAGAGAGACAG atTTCCCTTTTTGGGAGCTGGGCGGATCCTCCACTGCTGTGACGGGAAAACGATTCAGAACTTGGCTTCTGCAGCTAAAAAATTCACACTGCCTCTTCCGGGACGGCCAGAAGGGTCTGATTGACATGGTGCTGGATGGCTACAATAAAGCACGCCATGGGGACAAG GCTTTTGGTGAAGCAGAACTCAGTAAATACCAGGAGGCTCTCACTGAACTGGCCAGTGT TGTCAAGAGCCAGAGCAGAAGCGGTAGCAATAGCAGCAGCACGGCAAGCCAGCGGCACCAGATTGCCGCAAAGGATTTGACCCCACCCGCTGAGCCCGTAAGCTCCTCCCCATCGTCGCGGGCCCACCTCACGTCGGCGGCACAGCAGCGCATCAAGAGGACCAGGAATTTGCTGGAGCTCAAGAACTTTAAGGACAAGTACAACACACTCGACAGCACATTGTAA
- the c5h1orf43 gene encoding protein C1orf43 homolog isoform X2, protein MRSDSPLSSVNVVLVMAFGSLVFVLLFIFVKRQIMRLAMKSRRGPHVPIGHNAPKELRQEIEAKLCQVQKIHFEPRLLSPEDERLKSDFPFWELGGSSTAVTGKRFRTWLLQLKNSHCLFRDGQKGLIDMVLDGYNKARHGDKAFGEAELSKYQEALTELASVVKSQSRSGSNSSSTASQRHQIAAKDLTPPAEPVSSSPSSRAHLTSAAQQRIKRTRNLLELKNFKDKYNTLDSTL, encoded by the exons ATGCGAAGCGATTCTCCTCTGTCGAGCGTCAACGTCGTGCTCGTCATGGCCTTTGGTAGTCTG gTCTTTGTACTGCTGTTCATCTTTGTGAAAAGGCAAATTATGCGACTGGCCATGAAATCTCGACGGGGACCCCACGTTCCCATTGGTCACAATGCTCCAAAG GAGCTAAGGCAAGAAATCGAAGCCAAACTGTGCCAAGTTCAGAAAATCCACTTTGAGCCTCGTCTGCTGTCTCCAGAGGATGAGCGGCTAAAATCAG atTTCCCTTTTTGGGAGCTGGGCGGATCCTCCACTGCTGTGACGGGAAAACGATTCAGAACTTGGCTTCTGCAGCTAAAAAATTCACACTGCCTCTTCCGGGACGGCCAGAAGGGTCTGATTGACATGGTGCTGGATGGCTACAATAAAGCACGCCATGGGGACAAG GCTTTTGGTGAAGCAGAACTCAGTAAATACCAGGAGGCTCTCACTGAACTGGCCAGTGT TGTCAAGAGCCAGAGCAGAAGCGGTAGCAATAGCAGCAGCACGGCAAGCCAGCGGCACCAGATTGCCGCAAAGGATTTGACCCCACCCGCTGAGCCCGTAAGCTCCTCCCCATCGTCGCGGGCCCACCTCACGTCGGCGGCACAGCAGCGCATCAAGAGGACCAGGAATTTGCTGGAGCTCAAGAACTTTAAGGACAAGTACAACACACTCGACAGCACATTGTAA
- the c5h1orf43 gene encoding protein C1orf43 homolog isoform X1 has translation MRSDSPLSSVNVVLVMAFGSLVFVLLFIFVKRQIMRLAMKSRRGPHVPIGHNAPKELRQEIEAKLCQVQKIHFEPRLLSPEDERLKSATCEYQYRMRALDAIRETDFPFWELGGSSTAVTGKRFRTWLLQLKNSHCLFRDGQKGLIDMVLDGYNKARHGDKAFGEAELSKYQEALTELASVVKSQSRSGSNSSSTASQRHQIAAKDLTPPAEPVSSSPSSRAHLTSAAQQRIKRTRNLLELKNFKDKYNTLDSTL, from the exons ATGCGAAGCGATTCTCCTCTGTCGAGCGTCAACGTCGTGCTCGTCATGGCCTTTGGTAGTCTG gTCTTTGTACTGCTGTTCATCTTTGTGAAAAGGCAAATTATGCGACTGGCCATGAAATCTCGACGGGGACCCCACGTTCCCATTGGTCACAATGCTCCAAAG GAGCTAAGGCAAGAAATCGAAGCCAAACTGTGCCAAGTTCAGAAAATCCACTTTGAGCCTCGTCTGCTGTCTCCAGAGGATGAGCGGCTAAAATCAG ctaCCTGTGAGTACCAGTACAGGATGAGAGCATTGGACGCCATCAGAGAGACAG atTTCCCTTTTTGGGAGCTGGGCGGATCCTCCACTGCTGTGACGGGAAAACGATTCAGAACTTGGCTTCTGCAGCTAAAAAATTCACACTGCCTCTTCCGGGACGGCCAGAAGGGTCTGATTGACATGGTGCTGGATGGCTACAATAAAGCACGCCATGGGGACAAG GCTTTTGGTGAAGCAGAACTCAGTAAATACCAGGAGGCTCTCACTGAACTGGCCAGTGT TGTCAAGAGCCAGAGCAGAAGCGGTAGCAATAGCAGCAGCACGGCAAGCCAGCGGCACCAGATTGCCGCAAAGGATTTGACCCCACCCGCTGAGCCCGTAAGCTCCTCCCCATCGTCGCGGGCCCACCTCACGTCGGCGGCACAGCAGCGCATCAAGAGGACCAGGAATTTGCTGGAGCTCAAGAACTTTAAGGACAAGTACAACACACTCGACAGCACATTGTAA